A stretch of Triticum aestivum cultivar Chinese Spring chromosome 1D, IWGSC CS RefSeq v2.1, whole genome shotgun sequence DNA encodes these proteins:
- the LOC123180321 gene encoding protein EMBRYO SAC DEVELOPMENT ARREST 30 yields the protein MLLKSKFKLATAVGIILSMLSLLVHLFLANYSAGGISKYSVDNVLPFGSKPRPRRLWGPLSTLDHLHPYAKPRQLYPAPAKDNGFIYAKIYGGFEKIQSSICDLVAVARLLNATLVIPEIQATTRARGISSNFKSFSYLYDEEHFIAALSDDVPIVRGLPKDLREARKKIKFPTVSPKNTATSDYYTTDVLPRLVKSKVLGIIVNGGKCLQSILPASLEELQRLRCRVAFHALKFRPEIRSLGSQIVGRLRASGRPYLAYHPGLLRDTLAFHGCAELFQDIHTELIQYRRNQMIKRGTVKEQLTVDSVSIKKNGSCPLMPEEVGLLLQALGYPSTTIIYLAGSETFGGQRILIPLRAMYANLVDRTSLCSQRELSDLAGPESPLSSDLPHPPPPKSEKELIEEWKKAGPRPRPLPPPPARPFYAHEKEGWYGWIGENDTEPDPSPIEFRRQAHRLLWDALDYFVSVQADAFFPGFHNDGSGWPDYSSLIMGHRLYQTPSGITYRPDRKTVATLFENVSDHLYHPPRNWTMAARQHLNNSARIEGIKMSATMSKPASFLAHPLPECSCRTAKSPVVQPVKDKHGALLFGGEEDCPDWMVRTLALVPTKNNEPQSEDYEGELPEDDPSQDTQQESDRSDTNKSEQDEEMDPDD from the exons ATGCTCCTCAAAAGCAAATTCAAGCTGGCCACGGCCGTCGGCATCATCTTGTCCATGCTGTCACTGCTGGTGCACCTTTTCCTTGCAAATTATTCTGCCGGGGGAATTAGTAAGTACAGCGTGGACAATGTTCTTCCATTTGGATCG AAGCCTCGACCCCGTAGGTTGTGGGGTCCATTGAGTACACTTGATCACCTACACCCTTATGCAAAACCTAGACAATTGTACCCTG CTCCAGCTAAGGATAATGGTTTTATTTATGCAAAGATTTACGGTGGCTTTGAGAAGATACAGTCTTCA ATCTGTGATCTTGTCGCCGTTGCCAGGCTCTTAAATGCCACTCTTGTTATTCCTGAGATACAAGCGACAACTCGTGCAAGAGGCATCAG TTCAAATTTCAAAAGTTTTTCGTATCTCTATGATGAAGAGCACTTCATTGCTGCACTTTCCGATGACGTGCCAATAGTGCGGGGTTTGCCAAAGGATCTTAGAGAGGCTAGAAAAAAGATCAAATTCCCCACAGTATCTCCTAAGAATACAGCCACTTCAGACTATTACACCACAGATGTCTTGCCCAGACTTGTCAAATCAAAAGTCCTTGGGATAATCGTTAATGGAGGTAAATGTCTCCAG TCAATTCTTCCTGCAAGCTTGGAGGAACTTCAGAGACTTAGGTGCAGGGTAGCTTTCCATGCTCTCAAGTTCCGTCCAGAAATTCGGTCTCTCGGTAGCCAAATAGTAGGAAG GTTGCGAGCATCTGGTCGTCCTTATCTGGCATATCATCCAGGATTGCTAAGAGATACTCTAGCTTTTCATGGTTGTGCTGAACTTTTCCAG GACATCCATACAGAATTGATTCAGTATAGAAGGAATCAGATGATCAAACGAGGAACTGTGAAGGAACAACTAACTGTTGATTCAGTGTCCATAAAGAAAAATGGTTCATGTCCACTGATGCCAGAAGAG GTTGGACTTCTACTCCAAGCATTAGGTTATCCATCAACTACAATAATATACTTGGCTGGTTCGGAAACTTTTGGTGGGCAAAGAATACTCATTCCTCTACGAGCTATGTATGCCAACTTAGTTGATCGCACTTCCTTGTGTAGTCAGAGGGAGCTATCTGATTTAGCTGGCCCAGAGTCTCCTCTCTCCTCTGATTTGCCGCATCCTCCACCTCCCAAGAGCGAGAAGGAACTCATTGAGGAATGGAAAAAAGCAGGGCCTCGTCCGAGGCCGCTGCCTCCACCTCCTGCAAGACCATTTTATGCCCATGAGAAGGAAGGGTGGTATGGGTGGATTGGTGAGAATGACACGGAACCTGATCCATCGCCCATTGAATTTAGGAGGCAAGCTCACCGATTGCTCTGGGACGCGCTTGATTATTTTGTTTCTGTTCAAGCTGATGCATTCTTCCCTGGGTTTCACAATGACGGGAGTGGTTGGCCAGACTACTCAAGTTTGATTATGGGGCACCGGTTATACCAAACCCCATCTGGTATAACCTATAGGCCTGACAG AAAGACTGTTGCTACACTGTTTGAAAATGTCAGCGATCATCTGTATCATCCACCACGGAATTGGACAATGGCTGCACGTCAGCATCTCAATAACAGTGCACGCATAGAGGGCATCAAAATGTCAGCTACGATGTCAAAACCTGCATCTTTTCTTGCACACCCGTTACCGGAGTGCTCTTGCAGAACGGCGAAGTCACCTGTTGTCCAACCGGTGAAAGATAAGCATGGTGCGCTCCTTTTTGGAGGTGAAGAAGACTGCCCTGATTGGATGGTTCGCACCCTGGCACTCGTGCCTACCAAGAATAATGAACCTCAAAGTGAGGATTACGAGGGTGAGTTGCCCGAAGATGATCCTAGCCAAGACACACAGCAGGAATCTGATAGAAGCGACACGAATAAATCCGAGCAAGATGAGGAGATGGACCCCGATGATTGA